From Aquabacter sp. L1I39, the proteins below share one genomic window:
- a CDS encoding tripartite tricarboxylate transporter substrate-binding protein codes for MKSVLRTLAAGLMGLVMAGGAAQAETFPSRTITMVVPFAAGGPSDAIARLLAQSMSGTLGQQVIVENIAGAGGTTAAGRVAKSTPDGYTMLIHHVALAASAALYRSLPYDTLGAFETVGLVNYGPMVVLSKKDYPANTAVELLARLKAEGSKTTIAHAGVGSNAYLCGVLLQKALGVQFTEVGYRGTGPAMNDLMGGQVDILCDQSTTAVPQVLAKSVKGFAVTSAQRLPVLKDLPTLQEAGLKGFDFIIWHALYVPKGTPADVVAKLNGALNKALDDATVQARFADVGTSVFPAAERTTQAHRKRFEAEVATWKAAIPTPVQ; via the coding sequence ATGAAGTCAGTGTTGAGGACCCTTGCGGCCGGCCTCATGGGGCTGGTCATGGCCGGTGGCGCGGCGCAGGCGGAGACATTCCCGAGCCGCACCATCACCATGGTCGTGCCCTTCGCCGCCGGCGGTCCGAGCGATGCCATCGCCCGCCTGCTGGCCCAATCCATGTCCGGCACGCTCGGCCAGCAGGTGATCGTGGAGAACATCGCCGGCGCGGGCGGCACCACGGCCGCCGGGCGCGTCGCCAAGTCGACGCCGGACGGCTACACCATGCTCATCCACCATGTGGCGCTCGCGGCCTCGGCGGCGCTCTATCGCAGCCTGCCCTATGACACGCTGGGCGCGTTCGAGACCGTCGGCCTCGTCAATTACGGGCCGATGGTGGTGCTCTCCAAGAAGGACTATCCCGCCAACACGGCGGTGGAGCTGCTCGCCAGGCTCAAGGCGGAGGGCAGCAAGACCACCATCGCCCATGCGGGCGTGGGCTCCAACGCCTATCTGTGCGGCGTGCTGCTGCAGAAGGCATTGGGCGTGCAGTTCACGGAGGTGGGCTATCGCGGCACGGGTCCGGCCATGAACGACCTGATGGGCGGGCAGGTGGACATATTGTGCGACCAGTCCACCACCGCCGTGCCGCAGGTGCTGGCGAAGTCCGTGAAGGGCTTCGCCGTTACCTCAGCCCAGCGCCTGCCGGTGCTGAAGGACCTGCCCACCCTCCAGGAAGCCGGGCTGAAGGGCTTCGACTTCATCATCTGGCACGCGCTCTATGTGCCGAAGGGCACGCCGGCCGACGTGGTGGCCAAGCTCAACGGCGCGCTCAACAAGGCGCTGGACGACGCCACCGTCCAGGCGCGCTTCGCCGATGTGGGCACGTCCGTCTTCCCCGCCGCCGAGCGCACCACGCAGGCCCACCGCAAGCGCTTCGAGGCGGAAGTGGCCACCTGGAAGGCGGCCATTCCGACGCCGGTGCAGTGA
- a CDS encoding dihydrodipicolinate synthase family protein has translation MTPKITWEGVFPAVTTQFREDLSVDVEATAGVMDALIKDGVSGLIICGTVGENCSLTTAEKVSLMEAAKSTAAGRVPVICGIAEFTTAFAADTAKEAARVGLDGIMVMPALVYSSKPHETAAHFRGVAKATDLPVMVYNNPPIYKNDVTPDILAMLADVETIVCFKESSGDTRRFIDVRNKVGDRFVMFAGLDDVVVESIAMGAVGWVSGMSNAFPREGETLFRLAKQGRFAEAMSLYEWFMPLLHLDARPDLVQCIKLCEHIMGRGTWRTRPPRLELPEKEKAEIEALMAAALAKRPALPEVGLKVAA, from the coding sequence ATGACGCCCAAGATTACCTGGGAAGGCGTGTTTCCCGCCGTCACCACCCAGTTCCGCGAGGACCTCTCCGTCGACGTGGAAGCCACGGCCGGCGTCATGGACGCCCTCATCAAGGACGGCGTGTCCGGCCTCATCATCTGCGGCACGGTCGGCGAGAATTGCTCGCTGACCACGGCCGAGAAGGTCTCCCTCATGGAGGCCGCCAAGTCCACCGCCGCCGGCCGCGTGCCGGTGATCTGCGGCATCGCGGAATTCACCACCGCCTTTGCCGCCGACACCGCCAAGGAGGCCGCGCGCGTCGGCCTCGACGGCATCATGGTCATGCCGGCTTTGGTCTATTCCTCCAAGCCCCACGAGACCGCCGCCCATTTCCGGGGTGTCGCCAAGGCGACCGACTTGCCGGTGATGGTCTATAACAACCCGCCCATCTACAAGAACGACGTCACCCCCGACATCCTCGCCATGCTGGCGGATGTGGAGACCATCGTCTGCTTCAAGGAAAGCTCCGGCGACACGCGCCGCTTCATCGACGTGCGCAACAAGGTGGGCGACCGCTTCGTCATGTTCGCCGGCCTCGACGACGTGGTGGTGGAGAGCATCGCCATGGGGGCGGTCGGCTGGGTGTCCGGCATGTCCAACGCCTTCCCGCGCGAGGGCGAGACGCTGTTCCGCCTCGCCAAGCAGGGCCGCTTCGCCGAGGCCATGTCGCTCTATGAGTGGTTCATGCCGCTCTTGCACCTGGATGCGCGCCCGGACCTCGTCCAGTGCATCAAGCTGTGCGAGCACATCATGGGCCGCGGCACCTGGCGCACCCGCCCGCCGCGCCTGGAACTGCCCGAGAAGGAAAAGGCCGAGATCGAGGCTCTCATGGCCGCCGCCCTCGCCAAGCGCCCGGCGCTGCCCGAGGTGGGCCTGAAGGTCGCGGCCTGA
- a CDS encoding UxaA family hydrolase: protein MSAPQLLVHEKKDTVGVVVVEGLKAGTDMLCVVTHDNSAFHLTAKMDVPIGHKVALTDIKAGDTIWKYGQDIGIAKADIATGEHVHVHNAKTKRW from the coding sequence GTGAGTGCGCCGCAACTGTTGGTTCACGAAAAGAAGGACACCGTCGGCGTGGTCGTGGTGGAGGGCCTGAAGGCCGGCACCGACATGCTGTGCGTGGTCACCCACGACAATTCGGCGTTCCACCTGACCGCCAAGATGGATGTTCCCATCGGCCACAAGGTGGCGCTCACCGACATCAAGGCCGGCGACACCATCTGGAAGTACGGCCAGGACATCGGCATCGCCAAGGCAGACATCGCCACCGGCGAGCATGTCCACGTTCATAACGCCAAGACCAAGCGCTGGTGA